One window from the genome of Cricetulus griseus strain 17A/GY chromosome 2, alternate assembly CriGri-PICRH-1.0, whole genome shotgun sequence encodes:
- the LOC113834371 gene encoding 60S ribosomal protein L13-like: MVPTEHGMILKPHFCKDWQQRADSRFNQLACNSLTLQSPASKTVLPCTWSHIQPHQPHSEVPYCEIPCQSPSRQDLQPQQIQVGPHPSELSWTINSVVSKNTKQIHSITVGQKAAPEAHTPPPTPKKPFTPRKKPALLRKLKCPLASRTCDAIP; encoded by the coding sequence ATGGTGCCCACCGAACATGGCATGATCTTGAAGCCCCACTTCTGCAAAGACTGGCAGCAGAGAGCGGACTCACGGTTCAATCAGCTGGCATGTAATAGCCTCACACTCCAAAGCCCGGCAAGCAAAACTGTGCTGCCTTGTACCTGGTCCCACATCCAGCCCCATCAACCCCACAGTGAGGTGCCCTACTGTGAGATACCATGCCAAAGTCCAAGCAGACAGGATCTTCAGCCTCAACAAATTCAGGTTGGCCCACATCCATCAGAATTGTCCTGGACCATTAACTCTGTGGTAtccaagaacacaaaacaaatccaCTCAATCACTGTAGGCCAAAAGGCTGCTCCTGAAGCTCATactccaccccctacccccaagAAGCCTTTCACCCCAAGAAAGAAGCCAGCTTTGCTAAGGAAATTAAAGTGCCCTCTAGCTTCCAGAACCTGTGATGCCATTCCATGA